A window of the Emys orbicularis isolate rEmyOrb1 chromosome 1, rEmyOrb1.hap1, whole genome shotgun sequence genome harbors these coding sequences:
- the LOC135882900 gene encoding olfactory receptor 52E8-like: MSDSNKTDFTNPSTFILVGIPGLEVAHVWISIPFCAMYAIALLGNFIILFIVKTEPSLHGPMYYFLCMLAITDLVLTTSTLPKTLSIYWFNSREIDFSACLSQLYFIHCFLLMESGIFVAMAFDRYVAICDPLRHSTILTNSMVAKIGLATVFRSGILILPYPFLVRQWPYCRTNIIPHTHCEHIAVVNLACADTRVSSYYGLFVVFCVRGLDMIFIAVSYTHILKAIFSLPTKDARLKALGTCSSHLFAILTFYIPGLFSSLTHRYGHNVPLHFHVLIANVYLLVPPMLNPIIYGVRTKQIRDRLLRLFTHKGT, translated from the coding sequence atgtcagattccaacaaaactgacttcaccaacccctccaccttcatcctagtgggcattcctggcctggaggtggcccatgtctggatctccatccccttctgtgcCATGTATGCCATAGCTCTCTTGGGGAACTTCATCATCCTGTTCATCGTGAAGACAGAACCAAGCCTCCatgggcccatgtactatttcctctgcatgctggccatcacTGACCTGGTCCTgactacatccaccctgcccAAAACACTGAGCATCtactggttcaattccagggagattgatttcagtgcctgcctctcCCAGCtgtacttcattcactgcttcttattgatggagtctgggatcttTGTGGCtatggcttttgatcgctacgtggccatctgtgatcccctgagacattccaccatcctgacaaactCCATGGTTGCCAAGATTGGCCTGGCCACGGTGTTTCGCAGCGGCATCCTCATACTGCCTTATCCCTTTCTGGTGAGGCAATGGCCATATTGTAGAACCAACATCATCCCGCACACTCACTGCGAGCACATAGCCGTGGTGAATCTGGCCTGCGCCGACACCCGCGTCAGTAGTTACTACGGCCTCTTTGTGGTATTCTGTGTGAGGGGTCTGGATATGATTTTTATTGCTGTGTCCTACACCCATATCCTCAAggccatcttcagcctccccacaaaggacgccCGGCTCAAGGCTTTggggacctgcagctcccacctgttTGCCAtcttaaccttttacatcccaggtctcttctcctccctcacgCACCGGTATGGCCACAATGTGCCCCTGCATTTCCACGTTCTCATTGCCAATGTGTACCTCCTGGTGCCCCCCATGCTCAACCCCATCATCTAcggggtgaggaccaaacagatccgggacaggctgctccggctctttactcataaagggacttaa